Proteins from one Juglans microcarpa x Juglans regia isolate MS1-56 chromosome 1S, Jm3101_v1.0, whole genome shotgun sequence genomic window:
- the LOC121245935 gene encoding histone-lysine N-methyltransferase ASHH3-like yields the protein MPATKKNLEHIHVGGVFNNLMKQIGNPVDFELPDWFNKWKPTPYTFIKRNIYLTKRIKRRLEDDGIFCSCSVSPGSSSVCGRDCHCGMLLSSCSTGCKCGSSCLNKPFQNRPVKKMKLVKTEKCGSGIVADEDIKQGEFVIEYVGEVIDDKTCEERLWNMKHRGETNFYLCEINRDMVIDATYKGNKSRYINHSCCPNTEMQKWIIDGETRIGIFATRNIKKGEHLTYDYQFVQFGADQDCHCGAAGCRRKLGVRPTKPKMSSDAALKLVAYQVYRNGGLHVGSSHIRNQQRTCSRNCIGEVIRITRPMNERSFGIIKRFDNFSKRHSIMFEDGAVEFLDMTKEDWDFVRS from the exons ATGCCTGCTACAAAGAAG AATCTTGAGCATATTCACGTTGGAGGTGTATTCAACAATTTGATGAAGCAGATTGGAAATCCTGTTGATTTTGAACTTCCAGATTGGTTTAACAAATGGAAGCCGACGCCCTACACTTTTATAAAGCGCA ATATATATCTCACAAAGAGGATTAAAAGACGCCTCGAGGATGATGGTATATTCTGTTCCTGCAGCGTTTCACCTGGATCTTCTAGTGTGTGTGGTAGAGATTGCCATTGTGG GATGCTTCTCTCTAGTTGCTCCACTGGATGTAAATGTGGGAGTTCATGCCTTAACAAACCCTTCCAGAACCGACCtgtgaagaagatgaaactGGTGAAG ACTGAGAAATGTGGTTCTGGAATAGTGGCGGATGAAGATATCAAACAAGGAGAGTTTGTGATAGAATATGTTGGAGAAG TTATTGATGACAAGACATGTGAGGAAAGGTTATGGAATATGAAACACCGTGGAGAGACAAACTTTTACTTGTGTGAAATTAATCGAGATATGGTAATTGATGCGACATACAAGGGAAACAAGTCAAGATATATAAACCATAGTTGTTGTCCAAATACCGAGATGCAAAAATG GATAATTGATGGGGAAACAAGAATTGGCATATTTGCAACCCGCAACATAAAAAAGGGCGAACATCTGACCTATGATTATCA GTTTGTTCAGTTTGGTGCAGATCAAGATTGCCATTGTGGTGCTGCTGGCTGCAGGAGAAAGTTAGGGGTCAGACCTACCAAGCCTAAGATGTCTTCAGATGCTGCATTGAAACTAGTAGCATACCAG GTTTATCGGAATGGAGGATTACATGTAG GGAGTTCGCATATTCGTAACCAGCAAAGAACATGCTCCCGTAATTGCATTGGTGAAGTTATTAGGATAACTCGCCCCATGAACGAGAG GTCCTTTGGGATTATTAAACGTTTTGATAACTTTTCCAAAAGACACTCG ATTATGTTTGAAGATGGAGCTGTTGAATTTCTTGACATGACAAAAGAAGATTGGGATTTTGTGAGATCGTGA
- the LOC121245934 gene encoding methylenetetrahydrofolate reductase 2-like, protein MKVIEKIQEGLGDDGKVVFSFEFFPPKTEDGVDNLFERMDRMVAHNPTFCDITWGAGGSTADLTLDIANRMQNIVCVETMMHLTCTNMPVEKIDHALATIKSKGLQNVLALRGDPPHGQGKFVQIEGGFACALDLVKHIRATYGDYFGITVAGYPEAHPDAIGSDGLATEEAYHNDLAYLKRKVDAGADLIVTQLFYDTDNFLKFVNDCRQIGITCPIVPGIMPINNYKGFIRMTGFCKTRIPAEITAALEPIKDNEEAVRSYGVHLGTEMCKKILAHGIKTLHLYTLNMEKSALAILMNLGLIEETKISRSLPWRRPANVFRVKEDVRPIFWANRPKSYITRTIGWDQYPHGRWGDSRNPSYGALADYQFMRPRARDKKLHDEWATPLSNIEDIHEKFKKFCLGKLRSSPWSELDGLQPETRIINEQLGKINTKGFLTINSQPAVNGEKSSSPSVGWGGPGGYVYQKAYVEFFCSREKLDALVGKCKDFPSLTYMAVNKEGSWISNSGQTDVNAVTWGVFPAKEIIQPTVVDPASFMVWKDEAFEIWSRGWAGLYPEGDASRKLLEEVQSNYFLVSLVDNDYIHGDLFAVFADF, encoded by the exons ATGAAGGTGATTGAGAAGATCCAGGAAGGTCTTGGGGACGACGGGAAGGTGGTTTTCTCCTTCGAGTTCTTCCCGCCCAAGACCGAAGATGGTGTCGACAACCTCTTTGAGAGAATGGACCGTATGGTCGCCCACAATCCCACTTTCTGCGACATAACCTGGGGCGCCGGTGGCTCCACCGCCGATCTTACCCTCGACATCGCCAACCGTATGCAGAACATCGTCTGCGTCGAGACCATGATGCATCTCACCTGCACAAACATGCCTGTCGAGAAGATCGACCACGCTCTCGCCACCATCAAATCCAAGGGTCTCCAGAACGTCCTTGCTCTCCGTGGTGACCCCCCTCATGGCCAGGGAAAGTTCGTCCAGATCGAGGGCGGCTTTGCCTGCGCCCTCGACCTC gtgAAACATATCAGAGCTACCTACGGTGACTACTTCGGGATTACTGTTGCCGGTTATCCAG AGGCACATCCCGATGCAATAGGAAGTGATGGCTTGGCTACGGAGGAAGCTTATCACAACGATCTCGCTTATCTCAAGAGAAAG GTTGATGCAGGAGCAGATCTAATTGTTACTCAACTGTTCTATGATACTGATAATTTCCTCAAATTTGTGAACGATTGTCGCCAAATTGGGATAACCTGCCCCATTGTTCCTGGAATTATGCCCATTAATAACTATAAGGGATTCATCCGCATGACTGGTTTTTGTAAAACAAGG ATACCTGCTGAAATTACTGCTGCCTTGGAGCCTATTAAGGACAATGAAGAAGCTGTCAGATCATATGGAGTTCATCTTGGGACTGAAATGTGCAAGAAGATTTTAGCTCATGGGATTAAGACATTGCATCTTTATACATTAAACATGGAGAAGTCAGCCCTAGCTATATTAATG AATCTTGGTTTGATTGAAGAGACCAAAATATCGAGGTCTTTGCCTTGGAGACGCCCGGCAAATGTTTTCCGTGTCAAGGAAGATGTTCGTCCAATTTTCTG GGCTAATCGTCCAAAGAGCTACATAACAAGGACTATAGGCTGGGACCAATACCCACATGGGCGATGGGGTGATTCTCGTAATCCATCGTATGGAGCATTAGCTGACTATCAG TTCATGCGGCCACGTGCACGTGACAAGAAACTTCATGATGAATGGGCTACACCTTTGAGTAATATTGAAGATATTCACGAG aaatttaagaaattctGCCTCGGAAAATTGAGAAGTAGTCCCTGGTCAGAATTAGACGGGCTTCAGCCAGAAACACGAATCATAAATGAACAGCTAGGGAAGATTAATACGAAGGGTTTCCTTACCATCAATAGCCAACCAGCGGTCAACGGCGAAAAATCTTCTTCCCCATCTGTTG GATGGGGTGGGCCTGGAGGGTATGTTTATCAGAAGGCCTATGTAGAGTTTTTTTGCTCAAGGGAGAAGTTGGATGCACTCGTTGGCAAGTGCAAGGATTTCCCATCTCTAACTTACATGGCCGTAAACAAAGAAGGGAGCTGGATATCTAACTCTGGCCAGACAGATGTAAATGCTGTAACATGGGGAGTCTTCCCAGCAAAGGAGATCATCCAACCAACTGTCGTGGATCCTGCCAGCTTCATGGTGTGGAAGGATGAGGCCTTTGAAATCTGGTCAAGGGGATGGGCTGGCTTGTACCCAGAGGGTGACGCTTCCAGAAAATTGCTTGAAGAG GTCCAGAGCAACTATTTCTTGGTCAGCTTGGTAGACAACGATTACATCCACGGTGATCTTTTTGCTGTTTTTGCAGACTTCTGA
- the LOC121247439 gene encoding uncharacterized protein LOC121247439: MWDKRVVEAIEECIGDYSVVTLFKNVDDGWEWAFAGSYGPNVDRDRRRLWEELAGLYSLWDVPWCMGGDYNITHFPSERSGHYRNSVAMEDFSKFIFELDLMDLPLVGGEYTWSNGRAWSRLDRFLVSPSWEAHYPEVSQKRLAQVSSDHFPIFLDCEGIHRGRRYFKFKNMWLTADGFVEMVSAWWSSYQFNGTPSFILASKLKALKQDLKKWNLEVFGHIDNQKSTLLEELQELEGKELLGDTLEEVLLRKGTVMANLERVLSSEEISWRQKSRALWLKKGDRCTKFFHKVANSHRRNNAIESLQFGSQVVFFSGTRKPYCTLL, encoded by the coding sequence atgtgggataaaagagtggttgaggcgattgaggagtgtattggAGATTACTCGGTTgtgactttatttaaaaatgtggatgatggatgggaatgggcattTGCAGGTTCCTATGGTCCTAACGTAGATAGGGATAGgagaaggttgtgggaggagttggcaggTTTATACTCCTTATGGGACGTGCCGTGGTGTATGGGGGGTGACTATAACATTACTCACTTTCCTAGTGAACGTTCAGGGCATTATAGAAATTCTGTGGCCATGGAGGATTTCTCCAAGTTCATTTTTGAACTGGACCTCATGGATCTTCCCCTAGTAGGAGGCGAGTACACTTGGTCAAACGGACGGGCttggtcgagattggatagatttcttGTTTCTCCTTCATGGGAAGCACATTATCCGGAAGTAAGTCAGAAACGGTTAGCTCAAGTCAGCTCAGACCATTTTCCTATCTTTTTAGATTGTGAGGGTATTCACAGGGGTCGTCGGTActttaagtttaaaaatatgtggCTAACGGCAGACgggtttgtagagatggtgaGTGCTTGGTGGTCATCATATCAGTTTAATGGTACTCCCAGTTTCATTCTTGCAAGCAAGTTGAAGGCTCTGAAACAGGATCTAAAGAAGTGGAATTTGGAAGTATTTGGTCACATTGACAATCAGAAGTCTACACTGTTGGAGGAACTGCAGGAGTTAGAGGGTAAAGAATTATTGGGGGATACTTTGGAGGAGGTGTTATTGAGGAAGGGCACGGTTATGGCAAACTTGGAGAGGGTTCTGTCTTCAGAGGAGATttcatggcgtcaaaaatccagGGCACTTTGGTTGAAAAAAGGGGATAGGTGCacaaagttctttcacaaagtggctaattcacatcggCGTAACAATGCCATTGAGTCGCTCCAATTCGGCTCTCAGGTGGTCTTCTTCTCCGGAACTAGAAAACCATATTGTACATTACTATGA
- the LOC121246045 gene encoding light-mediated development protein DET1-like isoform X2 produces METTEIVAFYQFMKKMLGSLPYSCQSLSPSPYFDQSLFRFDEKLISASDRPRQSTDHPIKFILRRQPCSLKFKIKLGPEAGNADGRTKKIASFLFHPFLPLALSVQQTLFLQPSVVNIHFRG; encoded by the exons ATGGAGACAACTGAAATTGTTGCATTTTATCAG TTTATGAAGAAGATGCTGGGATCTTTGCCTTACAGTTGTCAGTCACTGAGTCCTTCTCCCTACTTTGACCAATCTCTCTTTCGGTTTGACGAAAAG CTGATTTCTGCAAGCGACCGGCCTAGACAGTCAACAGACCATCCCATCAAGTTCATTTTAAGAAGGCAACCATGTTCCCTCAAATTTAAGATCAAACTAG GTCCTGAAGCAGGCAATGCGGATGGTCGGACAAAAAAGATCGCATCATTCTTGTTCCATCCATTTTTACCTCTGGCACTCTCTGTTCAGCAGACTTTGTTCTTGCAGCCATCAGTAGTGAATATTCATTTCCGGGGATGA
- the LOC121246045 gene encoding light-mediated development protein DET1-like isoform X1, whose product METTEIVAFYQNSAEELYLLFERFCDHFHTASKNSVSMNFISSHSNNIHALEQIRSVKNKASSQFMKKMLGSLPYSCQSLSPSPYFDQSLFRFDEKLISASDRPRQSTDHPIKFILRRQPCSLKFKIKLGPEAGNADGRTKKIASFLFHPFLPLALSVQQTLFLQPSVVNIHFRG is encoded by the exons ATGGAGACAACTGAAATTGTTGCATTTTATCAG AATTCTGCAGAGGAGCTTTATCTCTTGTTTGAGCGTTTCTGTGACCACTTCCACACGGCATCAAAAAATTCTGTGTCTATgaatttcatatcatctcactcaAATAACATTCATGCTCTGGAGCAAATAAGATCCgtaaaaaataaagcaagttCACAG TTTATGAAGAAGATGCTGGGATCTTTGCCTTACAGTTGTCAGTCACTGAGTCCTTCTCCCTACTTTGACCAATCTCTCTTTCGGTTTGACGAAAAG CTGATTTCTGCAAGCGACCGGCCTAGACAGTCAACAGACCATCCCATCAAGTTCATTTTAAGAAGGCAACCATGTTCCCTCAAATTTAAGATCAAACTAG GTCCTGAAGCAGGCAATGCGGATGGTCGGACAAAAAAGATCGCATCATTCTTGTTCCATCCATTTTTACCTCTGGCACTCTCTGTTCAGCAGACTTTGTTCTTGCAGCCATCAGTAGTGAATATTCATTTCCGGGGATGA
- the LOC121247118 gene encoding LOW QUALITY PROTEIN: aminoacyl tRNA synthase complex-interacting multifunctional protein 1 (The sequence of the model RefSeq protein was modified relative to this genomic sequence to represent the inferred CDS: inserted 1 base in 1 codon): MVVAMPLPTNAFASSANVLRGGGALLFSSLSKCSHPLQIYRHRRPLQPIRSSTASFPLFSIGKANETSARSRGSSSRHWIPSFCTASTSDASAAKAVTVAIGDDGNADVDDEKKERVIKEAAEMLDIRVGRILRAWRHEEADSLYVEEVDVGEPEPRIICSGLVNYIPLQHLQDKRVIVLANLKPRNMRGVKSSGMLMAASDASHENVELLVPPEGSLPGERIWFGXEEEKENQPAAGTPNQIQKKKIWELVQPHLKTDASCTAMLGVHVMRTSAGVVVSTSLKNANIS, encoded by the exons ATGGTAGTAGCGATGCCGTTGCCGACAAATGCTTTTGCTTCTTCTGCAAACGTTTTGAGAGGCGGCGGCGCGCTATTGTTTTCTTCCTTATCAAAATGCAGTCACCCATTGCAAATTTATCGTCATCGTCGTCCCCTGCAACCCATACGTTCCTCCACCGCCTCGTTTCCCCTTTTCTCAATAGGTAAAGCTAATGAGACATCCGCGAGAAGCAGAGGAAGCAGCAGCAGGCACTGGATTCCCTCGTTTTGCACGGCTTCTACCTCCGATGCTTCTGCGGCGAAGGCAGTGACCGTGGCCATCGGTGACGATGGAAATGCTGATGTTGACGATGAGAAGAAGGAGAGGGTGATAAAGGAAGCGGCTGAAATGCTGGACATAAGGGTTGGGCGTATCCTTAGGGCGTGGAGGCATGAGGAGGCCGACTCCCTTTACGTGGAAGAGGTGGATGTTGGCGAGCCTGAGCCCAGAATCATCTGCAGCGGCCTCGTCAATTATATACCCCTTCAACACCTCCAG GATAAGAGAGTAATCGTTCTTGCAAATCTGAAGCCCAGGAACATGCGTGGTGTCAAGTCATCTGGAATGCTTATGGCTGCTTCTGATGCATCACATGAGAACGTTGAGCTTCTTGTGCCTCCGGAGGGTTCACTTCCTGGTGAAAGAATATGGTTTG tcgaagaagaaaaggaaaatcaaCCTGCTGCTGGCACACCTAACCAG attcaaaagaaaaaaatatgggagTTGGTGCAGCCTCATCTTAAGACTGATGCTTCTTGTACTGCTATGCTTGGAGTGCATGTCATGCGGACATCTGCAGGTGTGGTGGTGTCCACATCTTTGAAGAACGCAAATATATCCTGA